CATCATCTTCACGCCCGTCATCGCGGCGGCCGTGTTCAAGGCGCTGGGCCGGAACCCGTGGGTGGGCATCGCCGCGGGCTACGCGGCGGCATCGGGCGGGTTCACCGCCAACCTCATGGTCGCGGGGACCGACGCGCTGCTCGCGGGCATCACCAGGTCCGCCATCGAGGGGGTCCCGAACCTCCCGGCGAACGTCCCGGTCCATCCCCTGATCAACTGGTATTTCATGATCGCGGCCACCTTCGTGCTGACCTTCCTCACGGTCTTCGTGACGGAACGGTACACCGTCAGGCTGCTTGGGGACGACGAGGCCGGGCACGACGCGGAGGAGCTGAAGAAGCACGCGGTGACGCCCGCGGAGAACCGCGGACTGTTCTGCGCCCTGCTGGCGCTCGTAGCCTACGTCGCCCTGATCGTCTGGCTGACGTATCCCCAGGGCTCCCTGTTCCGCGCGCCCGACGGGTCCCTGCTTCCCAAGTCGCCCCTGCTCAGCAGCGTCATGCCGCTGCTCTTCTTCCTGTTCTTCTTCGTCGGCGTCGCGTACGGCCTGGGGGCCGGCGTGATCCGCAAGGGGGAGGACATCCCCAAGCTGATGCAGAAGGGGATCGTCGGCAGCACCGGCTTCATGGTGGTGGTCCTGCCCGCCTCCTTCTTCGTGGCCCTCTTCCGGATGAGCCGCTTCGACACCGTCCTGTCGGTGAGCGGCGCGGACTGGCTGAAGAGCATGAACCTGGGCGGCGTGCCGCTCCTGCTGCTGTTCATCCTGCTGGTGACCTTCCTGAACCTGTTCATGATGAGCGGGTCGGCCAAGTGGCTGATCCTGGCCCCGATCTTCGTCCCCATGTTCGCCCAGGTGGGCTTCTCCCCGGCCCTGACCCAGGTGGCCTACCGAATCGGCGACTCCACGACCAACATCATCACTCCGCTCTCCTACTACCTGCCCGTCATCATCGGACTGCTGG
The Fretibacterium sp. OH1220_COT-178 DNA segment above includes these coding regions:
- a CDS encoding AbgT family transporter produces the protein MSESVTKAVPKRSGFEKFIRGVEIVGNKFPHPFWLFVLLSLLVMGLSAWFAQKGTSVTYLVAKAGEAPKETTVAVVNLLSYESMRQFLADFVKTYMNFAPLGLILTMMLGIGLVEQTGMISALMRKTILGAPRALVTAVIALVGINANLASDAGIIFTPVIAAAVFKALGRNPWVGIAAGYAAASGGFTANLMVAGTDALLAGITRSAIEGVPNLPANVPVHPLINWYFMIAATFVLTFLTVFVTERYTVRLLGDDEAGHDAEELKKHAVTPAENRGLFCALLALVAYVALIVWLTYPQGSLFRAPDGSLLPKSPLLSSVMPLLFFLFFFVGVAYGLGAGVIRKGEDIPKLMQKGIVGSTGFMVVVLPASFFVALFRMSRFDTVLSVSGADWLKSMNLGGVPLLLLFILLVTFLNLFMMSGSAKWLILAPIFVPMFAQVGFSPALTQVAYRIGDSTTNIITPLSYYLPVIIGLLEQYRKDSDPEVGIGTVISMAMPYTIFYVLGFTALLVAWYLLGLPLGPGTPVSI